The Bacillus sp. Bos-x628 genome segment AATTCATATATGGTCTCTGAGGTGAAAAAGATGAAGCGTATAGGAGTTTTAACGAGCGGTGGGGATTCCCCAGGAATGAATGCAGCTGTGCGCGCAGTTGTGAGAAAAGCAATTTACCATAATGTTGAAGTTTACGGTATTTATAATGGATATTCAGGTCTAATTAACGGTAAAATTGAGAAACTCGAAATTGGTTCAGTCGGCGATATTATTCATCGTGGAGGAACTAAACTTTACACGGCAAGATGTCCTGAATTCAAGACAGTTGAGGGTCGTAAAAAAGGGATTGAAAACTTAAAAAAATTCGGGATTGAAGGTCTTGTTGTCATTGGGGGAGACGGCTCTTTCATGGGAGCTAAGAAATTAACTGAACTTGGTTTTCCGTGTGTAGGTGTGCCGGGTACCATTGATAACGATATTCCAGGTACTGATTTCACAATTGGCTTTGATACAGCACTGAATACAGTGATTGATGCCATTGATAAAATTCGAGATACAGCTACATCTCATGAACGTACATACGTAGTGGAAGTAATGGGAAGACATGCTGGTGATATTGCTCTTTGGTCAGGTCTTGCAGGTGGAGCCGAATCTATATTAATTCCCGAAGCAGATTATGACATGGACGAGATTATTGCCAGATTGAGAAGAGGACATGAGCGTGGTAAGAAGCATAGTATCATCATCGTTGCAGAAGGTGTGGGCAGCGGAGTTGAGTTTGGTAAACGAATTGAAGAGGAGACAAGCCTTGAAACACGTGTGTCTGTCTTAGGGCATATTCAGCGCGGGGGATCTCCAAGTGCGTTTGACCGAGTGCTTGCAAGCCGTTTAGGAGCTTATGCGGTGGAACTTCTCCTTGAAGGAAAAGGCGGACGCTGTGTTGGTATTCAAAGCAACGAACTCGTTCACCACGATATTTTAGAAATCTTAGATAAAAAACATACAGTCGATCAAAATATGTACCGACTTTCACAAGAGCTCTCGATTTAAAACGAGAAGACCTTAGGAGGAACAGTGATGAGAAAGACAAAAATCGTTTGTACAATCGGTCCAGCAAGTGAAAGCATTGAAAAGCTGACTGAATTGATTGAAGCAGGAATGAATGTAGCCAGACTAAACTTCTCTCATGGAGATTTTAAAGAGCATGGTGCACGTATCGAAAACATTCGTAAAGCTGGCAGAGCATTAGGCAAGGACATTGCAATTCTTCTTGATACAAAAGGTCCGGAAATCCGCACACGTACAGTTGAAAACGGCTCAATTGAGCTAGTAGCTGGTGCTGATCTTGTTGTGACTATGGAAGACATTGTCGGGAATACCGACAAAATTAGTGTTACATACGAAGATTTAATTCATGATGTACAAGTGGGATCAACGATTTTATTAGACGATGGTTTGATTGGTTTAGAAGTTAAAGAACTCGACTTTGACCGTAAAGAAATTTTAACCAAAGTCATGAACACAGGTACATTGAAAAATAAAAAAGGTGTAAACGTACCAGGTGTTAGGGTGAACCTCCCAGGTATTACAGAAAAGGATGCAAACGATATTCTTTTCGGTATTGAACAAGGCGTTGATTTCATCGCAGCTTCTTTTGTGAGACGAGCTTCTGATGTTCTTGAGATTCGTGAGCTTCTTGAAAAGAACAATGCAGCAGATATTCAAATCATTCCTAAGATTGAAAACCAAGAGGGTGTCGATAACATTGATGAGATCCTTGAGGTATCTGATGGTCTTATGGTCGCACGTGGAGATCTTGGTGTAGAGATTCCTGCAGAAGAAGTACCGCTTGTTCAAAAAAAATTAATCAAAAAATGCAATAAATTAGGCAAGCCTGTCATCACAGCAACACAAATGCTTGACAGTATGCAGCGTAACCCGCGTCCAACTCGTGCGGAGGCTAGTGATGTTGCCAATGCTATCTTTGACGGCACAGATGCCATCATGCTTTCTGGAGAAACGGCAGCGGGAATTTACCCTGTTGAAGCTGTTCAAACAATGCATAACATTGCTTCACGTTCAGAGGAAGCATTGAATTATAAAGCCATTCTTACTCGCAGAAGCGAAGAAGTAGATGTCAGCATTACAGATGCCATTGGTCAATCCGTTGCACATACTGCAATGAAGCTGGACGTAGCAGCCATTGTCACACCGACGGAAAGTGGTCATACGGCTAGAATGATTTCAAAATATAGACCAAAAGCACCAATCGTTGCAGTGACAGCAAATGAGTCTGTTGCAAGAAAGCTATCTCTTGTATTCGGTGTATTTGCAAAGAGCGGTTCAAATACGAACTCTACAGATGAAATGCTTGAGAATGCAGTAGAAAAATCAATCGAAACAGGCTATGTGAGGCATGGCGACTTGATTGTCATTACGGCGGGTGTTCCAGTTGGTGAAGCGGGTACAACAAACTTAATGAAAGTTTATGTTGTAGGTGACATCATTGCTAAGGGTCAAGGCATTGGCCGTAAATCTGCATATGGACCGGTTGTGATTGCACAAAGTGGAAAAGAAGCAGAAGAAAAAATGCAAGAAGGCGCTATTCTAGTGGCGAACTGCACAGATCGTGATATGATGAGTGCACTTGAGAAGGCATCTGCTCTTATCACTGAGGAAGGCGGTTTAACAAGCCATGCAGCAGTTGTTGGACTCAGCCTTGGTATTCCAGTGATCGTAGGTCTAGAGAATGCCACAACACTTCTAAAAGAAGGAGAAGAGATTACAGTAGATCCAGCACGCGGAGCGATTTATAAAGGCCGTGCAAGCGTTCTTTAAACCATACACGAGGGGAGTTTTCTGACTCCTCTCTTTTTTTATGTTACACTGAAAAAGAAAACAGCTTTCTATGAAAGAGACCCATGAGGTGATACGGTTGAAAAATTTTCTACTATTACTGATTCTGTTTCCTGCATTGGAAATTGGTTTATTTTTAATATCAAGTCAATTAATCGGAATCCTGCCAACGATGTTTTTTATTATACTCACTAGCGCACTAGGTGCTTATTTAGCGAGAAAACAAGGGATTGCAGCCTTTCAAAAGCTGCAAAGAGATTTACAATATGGCAAAATGCCAGGTGCGACCATTGTAGATGGTTTTTGCATTCTAGCCGGCGGTTTACTTCTCTTGATTCCTGGGTTTTTATCCGATGTTATCGGTGCGCTGCTTTTGATACCTATGACGAGAAAACGATTCAAGCCATTACTTGAGCGCTGGTTAAGAAACATGTCCAACCGCAGACGCTTTACAATTATTCGATAAAGAGACCCTCGTATGAGGAGCTCTTTACTTTTGTATGCCGTGCATAATGAAGTGATGAATATCCCGAAAAACGCCTGCGTGATGAAAAGCCTGCCACACGACAAGAGAAGCAGGACCAAGGACAAGCCCGAGAAAACCAAACAATTTTAACCCAACAAATAGTGAGACAAGTGTAGCAAGAGGATTGAGCCCGATGGAATTACTTAAGACTTTCGGTTCTGATATTTGTCTTTGAATTAAAACAACAATATACAAAATACCTAGCCCGATGGCGAGAGAGAGATTCCCTGTTATGACTGAATAAATGATCCATGGCAAAAAGACAGTGCCACTTCCGATATAAGGAAGTAAGTCGACGAGACCTATGCATAGTGCGATGATGAGGGCATGCTTTACCTTTAAGATGAAAAGTCCAATTAAAACGATGCCAATGGTCATCGCAACGAGCAAGAGCTGTGCTTTCAAAAATCCAGTGATTGCTTTTTTTAATTCAGATAGAATGGCACGTGTATGTAACATCCACCGTGCGGGGAACATACGTGTACCATACTTTTTTAATGTAAACCAATCTTTTGTGATAAAAAAAGTCGCAAGTGCAGAGAATAAAAGAGTCGCTGCCGCATTAGGCAAAAGGCCTAAAAAAGCCGGAATCAGTTCGAGCGTTTTTGAAAGAAAAGACCCGATTTTTGCTGCTGCCTCATCGCCAAGCGCTTGGATTTGTCCTAAAATAGATTCCTTTTGTCCTGCATGAAGTGTGTTAAATTGTGCGGTCAGATCATGATATAAAGGCAGAATCTTATCTGTAAAAAATCGTTCCACAACATTGATCATCTGATCAAGGTGAGAAGGCAGGACTTTTGCTAAATAAGCACTCCCAGAAATGATTTCGACCACGAAAAGGGTCATCATGCCTGCCGCTGCGACTAAAAACAACAGCAGCACTATGATGACAACAAAGCCTCTTGGCATACCAGTCACTTCTTCTATTTTGCAAACGGCCGGATGAATCAAACAAGAAACAACAAAAGCAATCCAAAATGGATATAAAAACGGAAATGACTGATATAAAAAGACAACCGCAAACACGGCAATGCTGATGATCATCAAGCTTCGCAGAAAAATAGCAATGTAGGTGTGATTCACGCAATCCCCTCCAAAAAACGAGCATGTCCGATACTTCATTTTATTCAAAAAGATTAGTAATATGAAAAAGTCGCAATAAAAAGAAAGGAGGGCGAGCGGCATCATGTTTACTCAAGCAAACTTATTTTTACTTCTCTTACTCGTTATTGCACTTATTGCGAAGAATCACTCGTTAATTTTAGCTGTTTCTGTGTTAATCGTGATTAAGATCATTGGATTGGATCAAAAAATTTTTCCGGTTCTACAATCAAAAGGCATCAATTGGGGTGTGACGGTAATTACGATCGCTGTGCTAGTTCCAATTGCAACAGGTGACATAGGGTTTAAACAGCTTGGAGAGGCCATGAAATCTTCCTATGCATGGATTGCTCTTGGAGCTGGTATATTAGTAGCACTTATTGCAAAGAACGGCATTGTTTTACTCGAGAATGATCCGCACATAACCGCAGCACTTGTGTTTGGCACCATTTTGGCTGTTAGTTTATTTAAAGGGGTCGCTGTTGGCCCACTGATCGGTGCAGGAATTGCTTACTTGGCGATGCAGGCTGTGAAATTTTTTAGCGGATGAAAAGAGAGTGGCAAGTGCCGCTTTCTTTTTTATTTTTTCTTTCTTGAGTTTTTGCAAAAAAACATAATTAAATATATTAAAAGAAGCAAAATCCCTTTATTCCATGCCCTGCACGAAAGGCTGGAAAAAAAATAATCAAAAAAAATTATAGTTAAACATTTAACAAATGTCTGATTATTGTTTATAATGGGAATAGGCTTAATTTTAAACTCATTGATCACACAAGAGAAATGAGGCTAAAAGTGCTATAACCGTATAGGTAAATGTAAGCATTTTCTTTTTGAATCTGCCACCGTATTCGGATTGGATAGCGCTTTCACAAGGCAAGAATTCTGCAACGAAGGGGAATTTTTAAAAAAGGGGAGATTGAACATGACAGCAACAAGAGGTCTTGAAGGTATTGTGGCAACAACTTCATCTGTAAGCTCAATTATTGATGATACTCTTACTTATGTAGGGTACAATATCGATGATTTAACTGAAAAAGCTTCATTCGAAGAGATTGTCTACCTGTTATGGCACCTGAAGCTGCCTAATGAGCAGGAGCTGAGCGAATTAAAGCAGCAGCTCGCAGAAAACGCTCAAGTTCCACAGGAGATCATTGAGCACTTTAAATCATATTCGCTGGATGGGGTTCATCCAATGTCAGCGATTCGTACAGCGGTATCCCTATTAGGTTTACTTGATAACGAATCGGAAATTATGGACAAAGAAGCGAATTACAGAAAAGCCATTCGATTGCAGGCGAAAATTTCTGGACTTGTCGCTGCATTTTCACGTGTTCGAAAGGGGCTTGAGCCTGTACAGCCAAAAGAAGAATACAGCTATGCTGCTAACTTCTTGTATATGTTAAAAGGCGAGGAGCCGTCACCTGTAGAAATTGAAGCGATTGATAAGGCACTCATTCTACACGCAGACCATGAATTAAATGCGTCGACATTTACAGCAAGAGTATGTGTTGCCACCCTATCTGATATCTACTCAGGTGTGACAGCTGCAATCGGCGCACTGAAGGGGCCACTGCATGGCGGTGCAAATGAAGGCGTAATGAGAATGCTTTCAGAGATAGGTGAAGTCGAAAACGTAGATTCCTATATTCATGGTAAGCTAGAGAAGAAAGAAAAAATTATGGGCTTTGGACATCGTGTATACCGTCAAGGTGACCCGCGTGCAAAGCATCTAAAACAAATGAGTCAGCGTTTAACCAACCTTACAGGCGAGCCGAAATGGTATGAAATGTCTGTCCGTATAGAGGAAATCGTGACATCAGAGAAAAATCTGCCACCGAATGTTGATTTTTATTCTGCATCTGTATATCACAGTCTTGGTATTGATCATGACTTGTTTACACCGATTTTTGTAATTAGTCGATTCTCTGGATGGATTGCTCACATTTTAGAGCAATATGACAACAACCGTCTCATCCGTCCAAGAGCTGAATACATTGGACCTGATCTTCAAACATTTATTCCGATCAGTGAAAGAGACTAATGTTTATAGAATAAGTGGAGGCTGATTCAAACAAACCAATCAGTCTCCATACCGGCAAAAAAACGAAACATGTGAAAAACTTCTTCGCTTTTAGACAAACAAGCCAAGAAGTTTCAAATATTCACTACATAACCTGGGAGGTAATATCATTGTCACAAGGTGAAAAAATTACAGTTACTGGCGGCGTATTGAATGTACCAAATAATCCAATCATCCCGTTTATTGAAGGGGACGGAATTGGTCCTGACATTTGGAAAGCAGCATCAAGAGTTCTTGAAGCGGCTGTAAAAAAAGCATATAAAGGTGAAAAGCAAATCACTTGGAAAGAAGTATATGCAGGTGAGAAAGCTTACAATAAAACTGGAGAATGGCTTCCTAAGCAAACACTAGAAGACATTCGCGAATACTTAATTGCTATTAAAGGACCACTGACAACACCAATTGGCGGGGGAATCCGTTCATTGAACGTAGCACTAAGACAAGAGCTGGATTTATTCACATGCTTACGTCCAGTTCGCTGGTTCCGAGGTGTACCTTCTCCTGTTAAACGTCCGCAAGATACAGACATGGTCATCTTCCGTGAGAATACTGAGGATATCTATGCAGGAATTGAGTATGCAAAAGGTTCAGATGAAGTGAAAAAATTAATCAACTTCTTAAAAAACGAATTAGGTGTGAACAAAATCCGTTTCCCAGAAACATCAGGTATCGGCATCAAGCCTATTTCTGAAGAAGGCACTCACCGTCTTGTGAGAGCTGCCATCCAATATGCGATTGACCAAGGCCGTAAATCAGTGA includes the following:
- the pyk gene encoding pyruvate kinase, yielding MRKTKIVCTIGPASESIEKLTELIEAGMNVARLNFSHGDFKEHGARIENIRKAGRALGKDIAILLDTKGPEIRTRTVENGSIELVAGADLVVTMEDIVGNTDKISVTYEDLIHDVQVGSTILLDDGLIGLEVKELDFDRKEILTKVMNTGTLKNKKGVNVPGVRVNLPGITEKDANDILFGIEQGVDFIAASFVRRASDVLEIRELLEKNNAADIQIIPKIENQEGVDNIDEILEVSDGLMVARGDLGVEIPAEEVPLVQKKLIKKCNKLGKPVITATQMLDSMQRNPRPTRAEASDVANAIFDGTDAIMLSGETAAGIYPVEAVQTMHNIASRSEEALNYKAILTRRSEEVDVSITDAIGQSVAHTAMKLDVAAIVTPTESGHTARMISKYRPKAPIVAVTANESVARKLSLVFGVFAKSGSNTNSTDEMLENAVEKSIETGYVRHGDLIVITAGVPVGEAGTTNLMKVYVVGDIIAKGQGIGRKSAYGPVVIAQSGKEAEEKMQEGAILVANCTDRDMMSALEKASALITEEGGLTSHAAVVGLSLGIPVIVGLENATTLLKEGEEITVDPARGAIYKGRASVL
- the icd gene encoding NADP-dependent isocitrate dehydrogenase, producing MSQGEKITVTGGVLNVPNNPIIPFIEGDGIGPDIWKAASRVLEAAVKKAYKGEKQITWKEVYAGEKAYNKTGEWLPKQTLEDIREYLIAIKGPLTTPIGGGIRSLNVALRQELDLFTCLRPVRWFRGVPSPVKRPQDTDMVIFRENTEDIYAGIEYAKGSDEVKKLINFLKNELGVNKIRFPETSGIGIKPISEEGTHRLVRAAIQYAIDQGRKSVTLVHKGNIMKFTEGAFKNWGYEVAEKEFGDKVFTWAQYDRIVEKDGKDAANKAQSEAEAAGKIIVKDSIADIFLQQILTRPSEFDVVATMNLNGDYISDALAAQVGGIGIAPGANINYETGHAIFEATHGTAPKYAGLDKVNPSSVLLSGVLLLEHLGWQEAADLVIQSVEKTIASKVVTYDFARLMDGAKEVKCSEFADELIKNLS
- a CDS encoding DUF441 domain-containing protein, with amino-acid sequence MFTQANLFLLLLLVIALIAKNHSLILAVSVLIVIKIIGLDQKIFPVLQSKGINWGVTVITIAVLVPIATGDIGFKQLGEAMKSSYAWIALGAGILVALIAKNGIVLLENDPHITAALVFGTILAVSLFKGVAVGPLIGAGIAYLAMQAVKFFSG
- the citZ gene encoding citrate synthase; amino-acid sequence: MTATRGLEGIVATTSSVSSIIDDTLTYVGYNIDDLTEKASFEEIVYLLWHLKLPNEQELSELKQQLAENAQVPQEIIEHFKSYSLDGVHPMSAIRTAVSLLGLLDNESEIMDKEANYRKAIRLQAKISGLVAAFSRVRKGLEPVQPKEEYSYAANFLYMLKGEEPSPVEIEAIDKALILHADHELNASTFTARVCVATLSDIYSGVTAAIGALKGPLHGGANEGVMRMLSEIGEVENVDSYIHGKLEKKEKIMGFGHRVYRQGDPRAKHLKQMSQRLTNLTGEPKWYEMSVRIEEIVTSEKNLPPNVDFYSASVYHSLGIDHDLFTPIFVISRFSGWIAHILEQYDNNRLIRPRAEYIGPDLQTFIPISERD
- a CDS encoding FxsA family protein: MKETHEVIRLKNFLLLLILFPALEIGLFLISSQLIGILPTMFFIILTSALGAYLARKQGIAAFQKLQRDLQYGKMPGATIVDGFCILAGGLLLLIPGFLSDVIGALLLIPMTRKRFKPLLERWLRNMSNRRRFTIIR
- the ytvI gene encoding sporulation integral membrane protein YtvI, whose translation is MNHTYIAIFLRSLMIISIAVFAVVFLYQSFPFLYPFWIAFVVSCLIHPAVCKIEEVTGMPRGFVVIIVLLLFLVAAAGMMTLFVVEIISGSAYLAKVLPSHLDQMINVVERFFTDKILPLYHDLTAQFNTLHAGQKESILGQIQALGDEAAAKIGSFLSKTLELIPAFLGLLPNAAATLLFSALATFFITKDWFTLKKYGTRMFPARWMLHTRAILSELKKAITGFLKAQLLLVAMTIGIVLIGLFILKVKHALIIALCIGLVDLLPYIGSGTVFLPWIIYSVITGNLSLAIGLGILYIVVLIQRQISEPKVLSNSIGLNPLATLVSLFVGLKLFGFLGLVLGPASLVVWQAFHHAGVFRDIHHFIMHGIQK
- the pfkA gene encoding 6-phosphofructokinase, whose amino-acid sequence is MKRIGVLTSGGDSPGMNAAVRAVVRKAIYHNVEVYGIYNGYSGLINGKIEKLEIGSVGDIIHRGGTKLYTARCPEFKTVEGRKKGIENLKKFGIEGLVVIGGDGSFMGAKKLTELGFPCVGVPGTIDNDIPGTDFTIGFDTALNTVIDAIDKIRDTATSHERTYVVEVMGRHAGDIALWSGLAGGAESILIPEADYDMDEIIARLRRGHERGKKHSIIIVAEGVGSGVEFGKRIEEETSLETRVSVLGHIQRGGSPSAFDRVLASRLGAYAVELLLEGKGGRCVGIQSNELVHHDILEILDKKHTVDQNMYRLSQELSI